A genomic region of Polynucleobacter necessarius contains the following coding sequences:
- a CDS encoding MFS transporter, translated as MFFMAINGAGLAGTYMPGLKILSDRIQSGELTRHIAFYTAFFGIGTGFSYLCSGWILSALGWQYVFGLIALGPFIAFLIVLLFIPVLQHEKWKGPINIRLHDIFPVDKWKLVLQDKNAAGFIFGYTAHTLELFASRSWIVAFFAFCAIASGESFILAAATLAGVINFFGVPASILGNEVALRVGRQKWVCIVMLTSAVSGVAFACSTGQSWWLIVALTIGHAIFIMADSSTLTAGLVISAQENIKGAAMGLHSLMGFGGGLLGPAIFGFVLDISGSRTSQAAWIWAYVAVVIWGVLFVIYERRRGWGSAARA; from the coding sequence ATGTTTTTTATGGCAATTAATGGCGCAGGTTTGGCTGGTACTTATATGCCAGGCCTCAAAATTTTGTCTGATCGTATTCAGTCGGGCGAGCTAACGCGTCATATTGCTTTCTACACCGCCTTCTTCGGAATTGGTACAGGATTCTCTTACTTATGTTCGGGCTGGATTCTGAGTGCGCTCGGTTGGCAATATGTCTTTGGCCTAATTGCCTTAGGACCATTTATCGCATTTTTAATTGTGCTGCTATTTATTCCAGTGCTGCAGCATGAGAAGTGGAAAGGGCCAATCAATATTCGCTTGCACGACATTTTTCCAGTAGATAAATGGAAATTGGTATTGCAGGATAAAAATGCGGCAGGATTTATTTTTGGATATACCGCCCACACTTTGGAGCTCTTTGCCTCTCGAAGCTGGATTGTGGCTTTCTTTGCTTTCTGCGCCATTGCTTCTGGAGAGTCTTTTATATTGGCAGCAGCAACCTTGGCAGGCGTTATTAATTTCTTTGGAGTGCCTGCATCAATATTGGGCAATGAGGTTGCCTTAAGAGTTGGTCGTCAAAAGTGGGTATGTATTGTGATGCTGACGAGCGCTGTATCAGGGGTTGCATTTGCTTGCTCAACAGGTCAATCGTGGTGGTTGATTGTGGCTTTGACCATTGGCCATGCCATTTTCATTATGGCGGATTCATCAACCCTTACTGCAGGTTTGGTGATAAGCGCACAAGAAAATATTAAAGGTGCTGCTATGGGCCTGCATTCACTAATGGGTTTTGGCGGCGGCTTATTAGGCCCAGCCATTTTTGGTTTCGTCTTAGATATTTCTGGTTCACGCACCTCTCAAGCCGCTTGGATATGGGCATACGTTGCTGTTGTCATTTGGGGCGTTCTTTTTGTGATTTATGAGCGCCGCAGAGGTTGGGGTAGTGCAGCGCGTGCGTGA
- the ccoO gene encoding cytochrome-c oxidase, cbb3-type subunit II, whose protein sequence is MSSENKFFSHGTLEKNAGWLIIATIVVVSIAGLVQIVPLFFQHTTTEPSPGVVPYTALRLAGRDIYQREGCVGCHSQQIRTLRSEVERYGPYSLAGESVFDHPFLWGSKRTGPDLARVGARYSDDWHRIHLRNPRDVVPESNMPGYPWLQKNAADASSIQSHMIAMTRLGVPYTEEMIANAPKELEGKTEEDALIAYLQGLGISRRYIIVDEVVAK, encoded by the coding sequence GTGTCTAGCGAAAATAAATTCTTTTCCCATGGAACATTGGAAAAAAACGCTGGTTGGTTAATCATTGCGACGATTGTGGTTGTATCGATTGCAGGTTTAGTCCAAATTGTTCCACTCTTTTTTCAGCACACTACAACTGAGCCTAGCCCAGGCGTAGTTCCATACACAGCCTTGCGTTTAGCTGGTCGTGATATCTATCAACGCGAAGGTTGCGTTGGCTGTCATTCACAGCAGATTCGTACATTGCGTTCAGAGGTTGAACGTTATGGCCCTTATTCTTTGGCCGGCGAGTCTGTGTTTGATCACCCGTTCTTATGGGGTAGTAAGCGCACAGGTCCAGATTTAGCTCGCGTTGGTGCTCGCTATTCTGATGATTGGCATCGTATCCATTTGCGTAATCCGCGTGATGTGGTTCCTGAGTCAAATATGCCTGGATACCCTTGGTTGCAAAAGAATGCGGCTGATGCCTCTTCAATTCAATCTCATATGATTGCGATGACTCGATTAGGTGTTCCTTATACCGAGGAAATGATTGCAAATGCACCTAAAGAGCTAGAGGGCAAGACCGAAGAAGATGCCTTGATCGCATATCTTCAGGGCTTAGGAATTTCTCGTCGCTACATCATTGTTGATGAAGTAGTAGCCAAGTAA
- a CDS encoding TAXI family TRAP transporter solute-binding subunit, protein MNSIKRQIYNPLAIVAAFFAVLIVIFGVLWILIPPPPKVIEMATGFPTGLYYQFGERLKAELGHDGVNLELKKTGGTVDNLALLNDPASGVDFAMVQGGVADVSKYPNLVSVVGMFYEPIWVWYRESAFKNDGGQLRVLGQLKGKRVSIGNEGSGTLALSDALLKIGGMSAEDMQAQKLKPDEAIAKFKSGELDAIFIVAAAEAPILQKFYEIPGIRLMNFEQADAYTRNLPYLSKVTVPRGLLSIAHDLPRQDIQVIAATATLVAKDDIGPALVSLLLGASYDILKSYSRLQKIGEFPSGAGLDFPLHVDAEIYLKDGPSFLHRHLPFWTAVWVGRFVKIVIPLLVILIPLFTYIPSAKNFFLRLKLAQVYEELKVVERNALNPELREKNLKDLESIEKRVGNIKVSMLDAKELYDLKGHVGDVRARLNLHK, encoded by the coding sequence ATGAATTCCATCAAACGACAAATTTATAACCCTCTAGCCATCGTTGCTGCATTTTTTGCGGTTTTAATCGTTATTTTTGGGGTTTTATGGATCCTCATTCCGCCCCCACCCAAAGTCATTGAGATGGCTACTGGATTTCCAACGGGGCTCTATTACCAATTTGGCGAGCGCTTAAAAGCTGAGCTAGGTCATGATGGTGTCAATCTCGAGCTGAAAAAAACTGGGGGGACGGTTGATAATCTCGCGCTTCTCAATGACCCAGCCTCTGGCGTAGATTTTGCGATGGTGCAGGGCGGCGTTGCCGATGTTTCTAAATACCCTAATTTGGTTTCTGTAGTAGGTATGTTTTATGAGCCGATTTGGGTTTGGTACCGCGAAAGTGCCTTTAAAAATGATGGCGGCCAATTAAGAGTTTTGGGTCAATTAAAAGGCAAGCGAGTATCGATTGGCAATGAAGGCAGCGGTACCTTGGCTCTGAGCGATGCCTTATTAAAGATTGGCGGTATGTCTGCAGAAGATATGCAAGCGCAGAAATTAAAGCCGGACGAGGCAATTGCCAAATTTAAGAGTGGCGAATTAGACGCCATCTTTATCGTGGCGGCTGCAGAGGCCCCCATTTTGCAAAAGTTTTACGAAATCCCTGGAATTCGTTTAATGAACTTTGAGCAGGCAGATGCTTATACACGTAACCTGCCATATTTATCTAAGGTCACGGTGCCCAGAGGACTTCTTAGTATTGCCCATGACTTACCGCGACAAGATATTCAGGTGATTGCTGCCACAGCTACTCTGGTGGCTAAGGATGACATTGGCCCTGCCTTAGTCTCCTTATTACTAGGTGCCTCCTACGACATTTTGAAGTCTTATTCGCGCTTGCAAAAAATAGGCGAGTTTCCATCTGGGGCAGGTTTAGATTTTCCTTTGCATGTGGATGCTGAAATCTATTTAAAAGATGGACCCTCATTCTTGCATCGCCATCTACCTTTCTGGACGGCGGTATGGGTGGGGCGCTTTGTGAAAATTGTGATCCCATTGTTGGTGATCTTGATTCCGTTGTTCACCTATATTCCATCAGCGAAGAATTTCTTCCTTAGATTAAAGCTTGCGCAGGTATATGAGGAGTTGAAAGTTGTGGAGAGAAATGCTTTAAACCCAGAATTGAGAGAAAAGAATCTGAAGGATCTAGAGTCTATCGAAAAGCGGGTTGGCAATATCAAAGTTTCTATGTTGGATGCTAAAGAGTTATATGACCTCAAGGGGCATGTGGGGGATGTGCGAGCACGTTTAAATTTACATAAGTAA
- the ccoN gene encoding cytochrome-c oxidase, cbb3-type subunit I, with product MGLTVGNNQDTFNYKVVSQFAIVTVLWGIVGMLVGVILAAQLIWPEITFNIPWLSYGRLRPLHTNAVIFAFGGSALFATSYYIVQRTSQARLFCDKLAAFTFWGWQAVIVLAAVTLPLGISTSKEYAELEWPIDILITLVWVAYAVVFFGTIMKRKTKHVYVSNWFFGAYILTIAILHIFNNLEMPASLWKSYSAYAGVQDAMVQWWYGHNAVGFFLTTSFLGMMYYFIPKQAERPIYSYRLSIVHFWALNFTYMWAGPHHLQHTSLPDWTQSLGTVFSLILLAPSWGGMINGIMTLSGAWYKLRRDPILKFLVVALSFYGMSTFEGSMMSIKTVNSLSHYTDWTIGHVHSGALGWVAMITIGSLYYLIPRLVGQKEMYSTKWIELHFWIATIGVVLYIAAMWIAGVMQGLMWRAFEPDGTLTYSFVESVKATFPFYVIRLMGGLCYLSGMFLMAYNVFKTAQGKTFVNAPIPMAVAEH from the coding sequence ATGGGACTTACCGTGGGGAACAATCAAGATACCTTCAACTACAAGGTTGTTAGTCAGTTTGCTATCGTCACTGTACTTTGGGGAATCGTGGGCATGCTTGTGGGGGTTATCCTTGCAGCTCAGTTAATCTGGCCTGAAATCACTTTTAATATTCCTTGGTTAAGTTATGGTCGTTTGCGTCCATTACATACCAATGCGGTGATTTTTGCTTTCGGTGGATCGGCGTTGTTTGCAACGTCTTATTACATCGTTCAGCGTACTAGTCAGGCGCGTCTATTTTGTGACAAGTTAGCGGCATTTACCTTTTGGGGCTGGCAAGCGGTTATCGTCTTAGCTGCTGTGACTTTGCCATTGGGTATCTCTACATCAAAAGAGTATGCCGAGCTTGAGTGGCCAATCGATATTTTAATTACTCTGGTTTGGGTTGCGTATGCAGTGGTGTTCTTTGGCACCATCATGAAGCGCAAGACGAAACATGTTTATGTTTCTAATTGGTTCTTTGGCGCATACATTCTAACAATTGCCATTCTGCATATTTTCAACAACTTGGAAATGCCAGCTTCATTGTGGAAGTCCTATTCTGCATATGCTGGCGTACAAGATGCGATGGTTCAGTGGTGGTATGGCCATAATGCTGTTGGCTTCTTCTTGACTACTAGCTTCCTGGGCATGATGTACTACTTCATCCCGAAGCAAGCTGAGCGTCCAATTTACTCATATCGTTTATCCATCGTCCACTTTTGGGCCTTGAACTTCACGTACATGTGGGCAGGCCCTCATCATCTGCAACATACCTCATTGCCTGACTGGACTCAGTCTTTAGGAACAGTGTTCTCATTAATCTTGCTGGCGCCTTCATGGGGCGGCATGATCAACGGCATCATGACTTTGTCGGGTGCTTGGTACAAACTGCGTCGTGACCCGATCTTGAAATTCTTGGTGGTTGCTTTGTCTTTCTACGGCATGTCAACTTTTGAAGGTTCAATGATGTCCATCAAGACCGTGAACAGCTTGTCTCACTACACAGATTGGACAATTGGTCACGTGCACTCAGGTGCCTTGGGTTGGGTTGCCATGATTACGATTGGTTCACTCTATTACCTGATTCCACGTTTAGTTGGCCAAAAAGAGATGTACAGCACTAAGTGGATTGAATTGCATTTTTGGATCGCTACTATCGGCGTGGTTTTATACATTGCTGCGATGTGGATTGCTGGGGTAATGCAAGGTTTGATGTGGAGAGCATTTGAGCCAGATGGTACTTTGACCTACAGTTTCGTTGAGTCTGTTAAAGCAACCTTCCCCTTCTATGTCATTCGTTTGATGGGTGGCTTATGCTACCTGAGCGGCATGTTCTTGATGGCGTATAACGTCTTCAAAACTGCGCAAGGCAAAACTTTTGTAAACGCGCCTATTCCTATGGCCGTTGCTGAACACTAA
- a CDS encoding Bug family tripartite tricarboxylate transporter substrate binding protein has product MKNKLFAGHLIKAVGGLFIGLSCTLAIADSYPSKPIKAIVPFAPGSATDQIGRAFAAKMAESLGQPVVIENRPGANGMIGADLVAKSPADGYTLLFGTNSTNAALKSLVKNLPYNQDTAFTPIGYFGSAPLIVAINNEVPAKSLNGFVSLAKADPGKMTFAYASTSQRVSSEMLANVSGIKMTGVSYKSGPNAAMTDLIGGQVNMFTADFAVTLPQVQAGKIRGLAVTSLKRSPAIPELPTVNEALGIKGYELIAFFAAFGPAGMPKDAVTKLNKAINDAAKSKDLVERFSAMGFETQPGTPEALGQKIKLETTKWAKAIQDAGMRPE; this is encoded by the coding sequence ATGAAAAACAAACTATTCGCAGGACACCTCATTAAGGCCGTTGGAGGTCTATTTATTGGTCTAAGCTGCACCCTTGCCATTGCTGACTCCTACCCTTCAAAGCCTATTAAAGCGATTGTGCCGTTTGCACCAGGCAGCGCAACCGACCAGATTGGTCGAGCCTTTGCTGCAAAAATGGCCGAGTCCTTGGGTCAACCTGTAGTGATTGAGAATCGACCCGGAGCCAATGGAATGATTGGCGCAGATTTAGTTGCAAAATCACCTGCAGATGGTTACACATTACTTTTCGGCACAAACAGTACCAATGCGGCTCTGAAAAGCTTGGTGAAAAATCTTCCCTACAACCAAGATACCGCTTTTACGCCAATTGGTTATTTTGGATCTGCACCCCTCATCGTTGCAATTAACAATGAAGTTCCAGCCAAATCACTCAATGGATTTGTTTCGCTTGCAAAAGCAGATCCTGGAAAAATGACGTTTGCTTATGCAAGTACTTCGCAGCGTGTTTCTTCAGAAATGCTTGCCAATGTTTCCGGCATCAAAATGACTGGGGTTTCTTATAAGAGCGGCCCTAATGCTGCGATGACTGATTTAATTGGCGGTCAAGTAAATATGTTTACTGCCGACTTTGCTGTGACTTTGCCACAAGTACAAGCAGGAAAAATTCGAGGTCTCGCAGTAACTTCCCTCAAGCGCTCACCAGCCATTCCTGAGCTGCCTACCGTCAACGAAGCCTTAGGTATTAAGGGCTACGAACTGATTGCATTCTTTGCGGCATTTGGACCAGCCGGCATGCCAAAAGATGCCGTAACCAAACTCAATAAAGCCATCAACGATGCTGCTAAATCAAAAGACTTGGTTGAGCGCTTTTCTGCGATGGGCTTTGAAACCCAACCTGGCACGCCCGAAGCTCTCGGTCAAAAAATTAAGCTAGAAACCACCAAGTGGGCAAAAGCCATTCAAGATGCTGGGATGCGGCCAGAATAA
- the ccoS gene encoding cbb3-type cytochrome oxidase assembly protein CcoS, whose protein sequence is MESLFLLIPISLLLIGLLVWVLNWSIKSGQFDDLDGPGEAILMDDDAPKP, encoded by the coding sequence ATGGAAAGCCTCTTTCTTCTCATCCCCATTTCCCTGCTTTTAATTGGTCTTTTGGTCTGGGTCTTGAATTGGTCCATTAAAAGTGGACAGTTTGATGATTTAGATGGTCCGGGAGAGGCGATTCTGATGGATGATGATGCCCCAAAACCATAA
- a CDS encoding heavy metal translocating P-type ATPase yields MNKKNSLVCYHCSSQILPGDLIEAELGGEPRSFCCPGCMAIAQTIHGEGLEVFYARRVQSSDKPAAYLALNEIPEKLKPYDDPSLRGRFTRSAGEEGDLETTLRLEKIRCAACVWLCEQHLRRIAGVKDVQINYVTQKVIVRFSPDKTSLARLLFEIERIGYEAWPFEPSQSLDRAKKERRQLLSRLGVAMLGMMQVMMYAWPTYVDADITPEFQVLLGWTSWILTVPVLVYSAGPIFQAAWRSIQSVKQTHMLGMDVPIALALALAFIAGTINLINGSSQSYFDSITMFVTFILAARYVELLARQDAQGGAEALAKQLPATCERAFNHPASQDIEVVPVVNCNPGEVLRVSPGEVVPADGVLIENASALDESLLTGESKPVEKKIGDRVYAGTHNILNPLFMRIDAVGQSTRIAGIAALLDQALLAKPVMVSLAEKWAAYFVAFLLFGAFASSAIWLYFDPDRAWIVLVSVLVASCPCALSLAVPTAMAAAQGAVTKLGLLIVRGHVMEGLVKATDLVLDKTGTLTMGQPELQDIINLRQGYQREDALALAAALESGQRHPLALSLLHTAESEALTLPLLSEPVINLLGRGLSSGPYRLGSALWLGVDQGAQQGQYGQVHLADEQGLIASFVFLDTPRVGLEQFLRVVKSRNIAVHLVSGDDRETVAWWAHHVGIEHYQGGCTPEDKYDYIERLQEEGRFIWAIGDGVNDAPLLARADISIAVGAGAPLAAAGADAILTAASLEPLAKTLILADKTQAIIKENLLWALIYNLLAIPAAMMGWVNPWVAGIGMSISSLAVTLNAWRLRKA; encoded by the coding sequence ATGAACAAAAAGAATTCTCTAGTTTGCTATCACTGTTCAAGCCAGATTCTTCCTGGTGATTTAATCGAGGCAGAATTGGGTGGTGAGCCCAGATCATTTTGCTGTCCTGGATGTATGGCGATTGCGCAGACCATTCATGGCGAAGGCTTAGAGGTTTTCTATGCGCGGCGCGTTCAATCCAGTGATAAGCCTGCCGCTTACCTTGCTCTCAATGAAATCCCAGAAAAACTGAAGCCTTATGATGACCCTTCATTGCGGGGACGATTTACGCGATCAGCTGGAGAAGAGGGTGATCTCGAAACTACCCTGCGCTTGGAAAAAATTCGTTGCGCTGCTTGTGTTTGGTTGTGTGAGCAACACTTACGCCGCATCGCAGGAGTAAAGGATGTGCAAATTAATTATGTGACTCAAAAAGTCATTGTGCGTTTTTCTCCAGATAAAACCAGTTTGGCCCGATTGCTATTTGAAATTGAGCGCATTGGATACGAGGCTTGGCCATTCGAGCCATCTCAATCTTTGGATAGAGCTAAAAAAGAGAGGCGCCAGCTTCTCTCGCGCCTTGGCGTAGCTATGCTTGGAATGATGCAGGTCATGATGTATGCATGGCCAACTTATGTTGACGCTGATATTACCCCCGAGTTTCAAGTGCTCTTAGGTTGGACTAGCTGGATATTAACGGTGCCGGTTCTGGTGTATTCAGCTGGGCCAATATTTCAGGCGGCTTGGCGCAGTATCCAGTCAGTTAAGCAAACGCATATGCTCGGTATGGATGTTCCTATTGCGCTGGCACTCGCATTGGCTTTTATTGCCGGCACAATTAATTTAATTAATGGATCAAGCCAAAGTTATTTTGACTCGATCACGATGTTTGTGACATTTATTTTGGCTGCAAGATATGTCGAGTTATTGGCAAGACAGGATGCCCAAGGCGGTGCAGAGGCGTTAGCAAAACAATTGCCTGCTACCTGTGAACGCGCATTCAATCACCCTGCATCACAAGATATTGAAGTTGTGCCGGTAGTCAATTGCAACCCTGGCGAAGTGTTGCGAGTATCCCCTGGCGAAGTGGTTCCTGCCGATGGTGTCTTAATTGAAAATGCAAGTGCCTTAGACGAGTCATTACTAACCGGTGAATCAAAGCCGGTCGAGAAAAAAATTGGCGATCGCGTATATGCAGGAACGCACAATATTCTTAACCCATTGTTTATGCGTATTGACGCCGTGGGGCAATCCACTCGTATTGCAGGAATCGCAGCACTATTGGACCAGGCGCTACTTGCAAAGCCGGTAATGGTCAGTCTTGCTGAAAAGTGGGCCGCCTATTTCGTTGCGTTTTTATTATTTGGTGCATTTGCTTCATCAGCGATTTGGCTTTACTTTGACCCCGATCGCGCATGGATAGTTTTAGTTTCAGTTCTTGTTGCTAGCTGTCCTTGTGCCTTATCGCTAGCTGTACCTACTGCCATGGCAGCAGCTCAAGGCGCTGTAACTAAATTAGGTTTACTGATCGTGCGTGGCCATGTGATGGAAGGTTTAGTGAAAGCAACAGACCTAGTGCTCGATAAGACCGGCACCTTAACAATGGGTCAGCCAGAGCTACAAGATATTATTAATCTACGTCAAGGCTATCAGCGTGAGGATGCATTGGCTCTGGCTGCTGCCCTAGAGTCAGGGCAGAGGCATCCTTTAGCGCTTTCATTACTGCATACTGCAGAAAGTGAAGCACTCACGCTACCTTTGTTAAGCGAACCCGTTATTAATCTTTTGGGTAGAGGTCTAAGTTCCGGGCCCTATCGACTGGGAAGCGCATTATGGTTGGGTGTAGATCAGGGCGCTCAACAGGGGCAATATGGTCAGGTGCATTTAGCTGATGAACAAGGGTTAATCGCTAGCTTTGTTTTCTTGGATACACCAAGGGTGGGACTAGAGCAATTCTTAAGAGTAGTGAAGTCTAGAAACATTGCTGTGCATTTGGTTTCAGGAGACGATCGTGAGACGGTTGCATGGTGGGCTCATCATGTTGGTATCGAGCACTACCAAGGCGGCTGCACTCCTGAAGATAAGTACGACTACATTGAGCGACTACAAGAAGAAGGGCGCTTTATTTGGGCTATTGGTGATGGCGTTAACGACGCCCCTTTGCTGGCACGAGCAGATATCTCGATTGCTGTTGGAGCGGGTGCGCCATTAGCTGCAGCTGGAGCCGATGCCATTCTCACTGCTGCCTCATTAGAGCCTTTGGCAAAAACATTGATATTGGCAGATAAAACCCAGGCAATTATTAAAGAGAATTTATTGTGGGCCTTGATCTATAACTTATTGGCAATTCCTGCCGCAATGATGGGTTGGGTTAATCCTTGGGTTGCCGGCATTGGGATGTCCATTTCGTCGTTGGCGGTCACTTTAAACGCTTGGCGTTTGCGAAAAGCTTAG
- the ccoP gene encoding cytochrome-c oxidase, cbb3-type subunit III, with the protein MSDFFSSGWSAYIALVSLVGIVWCIWLLFSQRKAKVLHTADGAVADTGHVWDGDLRELNNPLPRWWMWMFLLSCIFGLVYLVLFPGLGSFPGVLGYSTDGSLMKSMTTANDELKPVYAKYVKMDIEQVAADPKAREMGQRLFLNSCAQCHGSDAGGAKGFPNLTDGDWLYGGSPENIKTTIVNGRGGVMPPFPQLDSKQIVDVANYVRSLSGLPADDIKVARGAEVFKANCAACHGADGKGNIALGAPNLTDKTWLYGGSEATIVETVTRGRMAMMPAQDKVLSPEKIQLLTAYVWGLSNNKQPATK; encoded by the coding sequence ATGAGTGACTTTTTTAGCAGCGGTTGGAGCGCCTATATCGCCTTAGTTTCATTAGTCGGTATTGTTTGGTGTATTTGGCTGTTATTTTCGCAGCGTAAAGCTAAGGTATTGCATACGGCCGATGGCGCAGTTGCGGATACTGGCCATGTTTGGGACGGTGATTTGCGCGAATTGAATAATCCATTGCCACGCTGGTGGATGTGGATGTTCTTGTTGTCCTGCATATTTGGATTGGTTTATTTAGTTCTGTTCCCTGGGCTGGGCTCCTTCCCTGGTGTATTAGGCTACAGCACCGATGGTTCTTTGATGAAGTCTATGACTACAGCTAATGACGAATTAAAGCCTGTCTACGCTAAGTATGTGAAGATGGACATTGAGCAAGTGGCTGCCGATCCTAAAGCACGTGAAATGGGTCAGCGTTTGTTCTTGAACTCTTGTGCACAATGCCATGGCTCTGATGCTGGTGGTGCAAAAGGCTTCCCGAATTTGACTGATGGTGACTGGCTCTATGGTGGTTCACCAGAAAATATTAAGACAACTATTGTGAATGGCCGTGGCGGTGTAATGCCTCCATTCCCGCAGTTAGATAGCAAACAAATTGTCGATGTTGCCAACTATGTTCGTAGCTTATCTGGTTTGCCAGCGGACGACATCAAGGTAGCGCGTGGCGCTGAAGTATTTAAGGCGAACTGTGCGGCTTGTCATGGCGCTGATGGTAAAGGCAATATCGCCTTGGGCGCGCCAAACCTAACTGATAAGACTTGGTTATACGGTGGTTCAGAGGCAACTATTGTTGAAACTGTTACCAGGGGCCGTATGGCTATGATGCCTGCTCAAGACAAGGTATTGAGCCCTGAAAAGATACAGTTATTAACAGCGTATGTTTGGGGCTTGTCTAATAACAAGCAGCCAGCAACTAAGTAA
- a CDS encoding cbb3-type cytochrome oxidase subunit 3 codes for MEQLTPYLSAFSTVIGIIFFVGIVWWAWSPGRKQANQESAELPFDLPDEFSKDKS; via the coding sequence GTGGAACAGCTCACACCTTATCTCTCGGCATTTTCTACAGTAATTGGCATCATATTTTTTGTAGGAATTGTTTGGTGGGCATGGTCGCCTGGTAGAAAACAGGCAAACCAGGAATCAGCAGAGCTTCCATTTGATCTTCCGGATGAATTTAGTAAGGACAAATCATGA
- a CDS encoding Bug family tripartite tricarboxylate transporter substrate binding protein, with protein MASVLGGLFSVAVWAPQPYPNKPISLVVPQAAGGTNDIVARLIAPAYGEALGTSIVVENRPGAGGNIGTQSVARAPKDGYTLLLTINSAQAINPSLYKNPGFDPVNDFVPLYYIGATPYVLVSPPGSPYKTLADVVAAAKKKPGELSYASAGNGTISHLLGAMLNTSAGIEMQHIPYKGVAPAINDVLGGQVPLAQLSALVPPLKFRRLLKLIPIA; from the coding sequence TTGGCGTCAGTTTTGGGAGGGCTCTTTTCGGTTGCTGTTTGGGCACCACAGCCTTATCCAAATAAACCCATCTCTCTTGTGGTTCCGCAGGCTGCGGGCGGCACAAACGATATTGTTGCGCGCCTGATCGCTCCAGCTTATGGGGAGGCGCTTGGCACTTCTATTGTGGTTGAGAATCGACCTGGTGCCGGTGGCAATATCGGCACTCAAAGCGTAGCTCGCGCGCCTAAGGACGGTTACACCTTACTTCTCACAATCAATAGCGCTCAAGCAATCAACCCTTCTTTGTATAAGAACCCTGGTTTTGATCCAGTCAATGATTTTGTGCCGTTGTATTACATTGGCGCTACACCATACGTATTGGTTTCACCACCAGGATCACCTTATAAAACTTTGGCAGATGTTGTCGCCGCGGCTAAAAAGAAGCCAGGGGAGTTGTCCTACGCTTCTGCAGGTAATGGGACAATTAGTCACTTATTGGGTGCCATGCTCAATACGAGTGCCGGCATTGAGATGCAGCACATTCCTTACAAAGGAGTAGCCCCTGCAATTAACGATGTTTTAGGTGGGCAAGTGCCATTAGCTCAGCTAAGCGCTCTAGTGCCGCCCCTGAAATTCCGACGATTGCTGAAACTTATCCCGATTGCGTAG
- a CDS encoding MFS transporter gives MRFRSAGYIPLMLMAQTCALLGFACYAVVLTTLQEEWYLSNLQSGLIASAFFFGYMLAVPLATALTDRVDARKVYLIGGLSATFGLLAMGVYSPITFGPPCFLWQLMAQVWLVLICQASKFCLIVFSRAS, from the coding sequence ATGCGCTTTCGATCGGCTGGTTACATCCCTCTTATGCTCATGGCACAAACTTGTGCTTTATTGGGCTTTGCTTGCTACGCAGTAGTGCTCACTACCTTGCAGGAAGAGTGGTATTTAAGCAATTTACAGTCTGGACTCATTGCCAGCGCCTTTTTCTTTGGTTATATGTTGGCAGTTCCTTTGGCCACCGCGCTCACAGATAGGGTTGATGCACGCAAAGTTTATTTAATTGGAGGCTTATCGGCTACTTTCGGTCTTTTGGCTATGGGGGTTTACTCGCCAATAACTTTTGGACCGCCATGTTTTTTATGGCAATTAATGGCGCAGGTTTGGCTGGTACTTATATGCCAGGCCTCAAAATTTTGTCTGATCGTATTCAGTCGGGCGAGCTAA